The following proteins are co-located in the Siansivirga zeaxanthinifaciens CC-SAMT-1 genome:
- the clpB gene encoding ATP-dependent chaperone ClpB gives MNLNNYTIKSQEAIQQAQQIAQSFGHQQIENEHFFKGIFEVDENVLPFILKKLNVNISMLEKTLDKQIESFAKVSGGELMLSREANKTLNEASIIAKKMNDDYVSVEHLIIAIFKSNSKIAQMLKDQGVTEKTLTASINELRKGDRVTSQSQEETYNSLNKYAKNLNQLAKDGKLDPVIGRDEEIRRILQILSRRTKNNPILVGEPGTGKTAIAEGLAHRIVDGDIPENLKDKQIFALDMGALIAGAKYKGEFEERLKAVIKEVTTSEGDIVLFIDEIHTLVGAGGGQGAMDAANILKPALARGELRAIGATTLDEYQKYFEKDKALERRFQKVMVDEPDTESAISILRGIKEKYEAHHKVRIKDEAIIGAVELSQRYITNRFLPDKAIDLMDEAASKLRMEIDSKPEELDVLDRKIMQLEIEIEAIKREKDENKLKILRSDLANIKEQRNEINAKWKSEKEVVENIQNTKLAIENFKLEAEKAEREGDYGKVAELRYGKIKEAQQTLEEQQKILANQQANSNSLIKEEVTYDDIAEVVAKWTGIPVTKMLQSEREKLLKLEDQLHKRVVGQEEAIEAVSDAVRRSRAGLQNPKKPIGTFLFLGTTGVGKTELAKALAEYLFDDENAMTRIDMSEYQERHAVSRLVGAPPGYVGYDEGGQLTEAVRRKPYSVVLLDEIEKAHPDTFNILLQVLDEGHLTDNKGRVADFKNTIIIMTSNIGSSVIQQHFEATKDIDSAIEAAKIDVLAILKQSVRPEFLNRIDDTIMFTPLSQSNIREIVSLQLKGITKMIGQQGITFDATPEAITYLADKGYNPEYGARPVKRVIQKEVLNKLSKEILAGKVSTDSIILLDAFDNELVFRNQGDLVTDKI, from the coding sequence ATGAACTTAAATAATTATACAATTAAATCGCAAGAAGCCATACAACAAGCGCAACAAATTGCGCAAAGTTTTGGCCATCAACAAATTGAAAACGAACACTTTTTTAAAGGTATTTTTGAAGTTGATGAAAATGTATTACCATTCATTTTGAAAAAATTGAATGTTAATATTTCTATGCTGGAAAAAACTTTAGATAAACAAATTGAAAGTTTTGCTAAAGTCTCTGGCGGTGAACTTATGCTATCTCGTGAAGCTAACAAAACCCTTAACGAAGCTTCTATTATAGCTAAAAAAATGAACGATGATTACGTGTCTGTAGAACATTTAATTATAGCCATTTTTAAATCTAATAGCAAAATAGCTCAAATGTTAAAAGACCAAGGTGTTACCGAAAAAACCTTAACTGCAAGTATAAATGAATTGCGTAAAGGCGATCGTGTAACTTCTCAAAGTCAAGAAGAAACCTATAATTCACTTAACAAATACGCTAAAAACTTAAACCAGTTAGCTAAAGATGGAAAATTAGATCCTGTGATTGGGCGCGATGAAGAAATACGTCGTATTCTTCAAATTTTATCACGTCGAACCAAGAACAATCCTATTTTAGTTGGTGAACCCGGAACTGGTAAAACAGCTATTGCCGAAGGTTTAGCGCACAGAATTGTCGATGGCGATATTCCCGAAAACCTTAAAGACAAACAAATTTTTGCTTTAGATATGGGTGCCTTAATTGCAGGTGCTAAATATAAAGGTGAATTCGAAGAACGCTTAAAAGCCGTAATAAAAGAAGTTACAACTAGCGAGGGCGATATCGTACTTTTTATAGATGAAATTCACACGCTTGTGGGCGCTGGTGGCGGCCAAGGTGCTATGGATGCAGCTAACATTTTAAAACCTGCTTTAGCTCGTGGGGAACTTCGCGCTATTGGAGCAACTACTTTAGATGAATATCAAAAATATTTTGAAAAAGACAAAGCTTTAGAACGTCGTTTCCAAAAAGTCATGGTAGACGAACCTGACACCGAGAGTGCCATTTCCATACTTCGTGGTATTAAAGAAAAATACGAAGCCCACCACAAAGTACGTATAAAAGATGAAGCCATTATTGGTGCTGTTGAATTATCACAACGTTATATTACCAATCGTTTTTTACCAGATAAAGCCATCGATTTAATGGATGAGGCTGCTTCTAAATTGCGTATGGAAATCGATTCTAAACCTGAAGAACTTGATGTTTTAGATAGAAAAATCATGCAATTAGAAATTGAAATTGAAGCCATCAAACGTGAAAAAGACGAAAATAAATTAAAAATATTACGCTCAGATTTAGCGAATATCAAAGAGCAGCGAAACGAAATTAATGCCAAATGGAAAAGCGAAAAAGAAGTTGTTGAAAATATACAAAATACCAAGCTGGCTATTGAAAACTTTAAATTAGAAGCCGAAAAAGCCGAACGTGAAGGCGATTACGGAAAAGTAGCCGAACTACGTTATGGTAAAATAAAAGAAGCTCAGCAAACGCTAGAAGAACAACAAAAAATACTGGCAAACCAGCAAGCCAATAGCAATTCATTAATTAAAGAAGAAGTTACTTACGATGATATTGCCGAAGTTGTAGCAAAATGGACCGGAATACCAGTGACAAAAATGCTACAAAGCGAACGCGAAAAACTTCTAAAATTAGAAGATCAATTACATAAACGTGTGGTTGGTCAAGAGGAAGCTATTGAAGCTGTGAGTGATGCGGTTCGTAGAAGTCGTGCTGGCCTGCAAAACCCTAAAAAACCTATTGGTACCTTCTTGTTTTTAGGAACCACAGGTGTTGGTAAAACTGAGCTGGCAAAAGCCTTAGCCGAGTATTTATTTGACGATGAAAATGCTATGACCAGAATTGATATGAGCGAATATCAAGAACGTCATGCCGTGAGCAGATTGGTAGGTGCGCCTCCAGGATATGTTGGTTATGATGAAGGCGGACAATTAACTGAAGCTGTAAGAAGAAAACCCTATTCTGTAGTGCTTTTAGATGAAATTGAAAAAGCACACCCAGATACGTTTAACATCCTGTTACAGGTTCTAGATGAAGGGCATTTAACAGACAATAAAGGGCGTGTTGCCGATTTTAAAAATACCATTATAATCATGACATCCAATATTGGTAGCTCTGTAATTCAACAACATTTTGAAGCAACAAAAGATATCGATTCTGCTATTGAAGCTGCAAAAATAGATGTGTTAGCTATTTTAAAACAAAGTGTTAGACCCGAGTTTTTAAATCGTATTGATGATACCATTATGTTTACACCGCTTAGTCAGTCTAACATAAGAGAAATTGTAAGCTTGCAGTTAAAAGGTATTACAAAAATGATAGGTCAACAAGGCATTACTTTCGATGCTACCCCAGAGGCTATAACCTATTTAGCAGATAAAGGCTATAATCCTGAATATGGCGCCAGACCTGTAAAACGTGTCATTCAAAAAGAAGTACTAAACAAGCTTAGTAAAGAAATACTGGCTGGTAAAGTATCTACAGATAGTATTATTTTACTAGATGCTTTCGATAATGAATTGGTTTTTAGAAATCAAGGCGATTTAGTTACCGACAAAATTTAA
- the ytxJ gene encoding bacillithiol system redox-active protein YtxJ, which produces MGIFNTLFSGSNEPKKEKNIQWLPLTTKTQLDDIQSKSLTKTQAIFKHSTRCGISRMVLKQFESDFNLNEDQIDLIFLDLLVYRDISNEIAERFQVMHESPQILIIRNGVVVAHSSHGGINDLDINKYI; this is translated from the coding sequence ATGGGAATATTTAACACATTATTTAGTGGTTCAAATGAACCAAAAAAGGAAAAAAATATACAATGGCTTCCTTTAACCACAAAAACACAATTAGATGATATTCAATCGAAATCATTAACTAAAACACAGGCTATTTTTAAACATTCTACGCGCTGTGGTATTAGCAGAATGGTTTTAAAGCAATTTGAATCTGATTTCAATTTAAATGAAGACCAAATAGATTTGATTTTTTTAGACTTATTAGTTTATCGCGATATTTCAAATGAAATAGCAGAGCGTTTTCAAGTTATGCACGAATCGCCACAAATTTTAATTATAAGAAATGGTGTTGTTGTAGCGCATTCTAGCCATGGTGGAATTAATGATTTAGATATTAATAAATACATATAA
- a CDS encoding gamma-glutamylcyclotransferase family protein codes for MPTASNYLFVYGTLMQDFKNEMSQFLASHSQFIAHGYFTGKLYEVDGFPGAIPSDDEHEKVYGSVFKLHDINKVFEVLDAYEGIDKTSSEPDLYNRVLVDVSLDNKESLSCWVYIYNFPVDTLKRIPSGNYKSSI; via the coding sequence ATGCCAACTGCCAGTAACTACTTGTTCGTTTACGGTACTTTGATGCAAGATTTTAAGAATGAGATGTCACAATTTTTGGCGTCTCATTCTCAATTTATAGCACATGGTTACTTTACGGGTAAGCTTTATGAGGTTGATGGTTTTCCAGGCGCCATACCAAGTGATGACGAACATGAAAAGGTTTACGGCAGTGTTTTTAAATTGCATGATATTAATAAAGTTTTTGAAGTTTTAGATGCTTACGAAGGCATCGATAAAACATCTTCTGAGCCTGATTTGTATAATAGGGTATTAGTTGATGTTTCTTTAGACAATAAAGAATCTTTAAGTTGTTGGGTTTATATATACAATTTCCCGGTCGATACTTTAAAACGGATCCCTTCTGGAAACTATAAAAGCTCCATCTAA
- a CDS encoding RluA family pseudouridine synthase, with the protein MFSFGSAIFHPLSNNLKDALPEKFTFPFYYKPHPLSLQAAASLQNYLENQTDFEHNFGLNQNQKGLPIGKMFGVMVVTTAENNLGYIAAFSGKLADSNDINGFVPTIYNTLQTDGFYKIGEAKLNAINAEIETLENATELKNSLQDLNESKQAYASELKNFKAEIKAEKQKRNDRRAAAEKDMNPERYAAFIEALNQESIGFQIRLKHLKQFWETTIAEKQLQLETLQKPIIELKTTRAELSASIQQKIHQQYKFLNAKGETKDLLDIFKDTKTPIPPAGSGECAAPKLFQYAYKNNLTPVAMAEFWWGASPKSEVRKHQQFYPSCRSKCEPILGHMMQGLNVEDNPIENHISESVALEIIYEDDYLLAVNKPHEFLSVPGKNLKTSVLTQMKHYLPNATGPLLLHRLDMSTSGILLVAKTNRIHKHLQKQFIERQIKKRYVAVLDGVLEAKSGTINLPLRVDLDNRPQQLVCYEYGKPAETIFETISIDNGKTRVYFYPVTGRTHQLRVHAAHQFGLNTPILGDDLYGTKANRLHLHAEQITFTHPITKETLTLLCDAPF; encoded by the coding sequence ATGTTTTCATTTGGTTCGGCAATTTTTCATCCATTAAGCAATAACTTAAAAGATGCTTTGCCTGAAAAATTTACCTTTCCTTTTTATTACAAACCACATCCTTTGAGCCTTCAAGCCGCAGCGAGTTTACAGAATTACTTAGAAAACCAAACCGATTTTGAACATAATTTTGGATTAAATCAAAATCAAAAAGGTTTGCCCATTGGGAAAATGTTTGGTGTTATGGTGGTTACAACCGCAGAAAACAATCTAGGTTATATCGCTGCTTTTTCTGGTAAATTAGCAGATAGCAATGATATAAACGGATTTGTGCCTACTATTTACAACACCCTGCAAACCGATGGGTTTTATAAAATTGGAGAAGCAAAATTAAATGCTATTAATGCTGAAATTGAAACATTAGAAAATGCAACAGAATTAAAAAATAGTCTTCAAGATTTAAATGAAAGTAAGCAAGCCTATGCTTCAGAATTAAAAAATTTTAAAGCCGAAATTAAAGCTGAAAAACAAAAACGAAACGATAGGAGAGCAGCAGCAGAAAAAGACATGAATCCCGAGCGTTATGCTGCGTTTATTGAAGCTTTAAACCAAGAAAGCATCGGTTTTCAAATTAGGTTGAAACATTTAAAACAGTTCTGGGAAACGACTATTGCAGAAAAACAACTGCAACTAGAAACGTTACAAAAACCCATAATTGAATTAAAAACAACTCGCGCCGAATTATCGGCTTCTATACAACAAAAAATTCATCAACAGTATAAATTTTTAAATGCAAAAGGGGAAACCAAAGATTTATTAGATATTTTTAAAGACACCAAAACACCCATTCCTCCCGCAGGTTCTGGTGAATGTGCAGCGCCTAAGTTGTTTCAATATGCCTATAAAAATAATTTAACGCCTGTTGCGATGGCCGAGTTTTGGTGGGGAGCTTCACCAAAGTCTGAGGTTAGAAAGCATCAACAGTTTTATCCGTCTTGCCGAAGTAAATGTGAACCTATTTTAGGACATATGATGCAGGGTTTAAATGTTGAAGATAACCCCATAGAAAATCACATAAGCGAAAGCGTAGCTTTAGAAATAATTTACGAAGATGATTATTTATTGGCTGTTAATAAACCGCACGAATTTCTATCGGTGCCTGGTAAAAATTTAAAGACTTCGGTTTTAACCCAAATGAAGCATTATTTACCAAATGCCACAGGTCCGTTGTTGCTGCATCGTTTGGATATGTCGACATCTGGAATTTTATTAGTGGCTAAAACCAACAGAATTCATAAACATTTACAAAAACAATTTATAGAACGACAAATTAAAAAGCGTTATGTAGCTGTTTTGGATGGTGTTTTAGAAGCTAAAAGCGGCACTATTAATTTACCACTTCGTGTAGATTTAGATAACAGACCCCAACAATTAGTTTGTTATGAGTATGGCAAACCTGCCGAAACTATTTTTGAAACCATATCTATTGATAATGGAAAAACCAGAGTGTATTTCTATCCAGTAACTGGAAGAACACATCAGTTGCGTGTGCATGCAGCACACCAATTTGGTTTAAATACACCTATTTTGGGTGACGATTTATATGGAACAAAAGCCAATAGATTACATTTACACGCCGAACAAATAACATTTACACATCCTATTACAAAAGAAACATTAACATTATTGTGTGACGCGCCTTTTTAA
- the xerD gene encoding site-specific tyrosine recombinase XerD, whose amino-acid sequence MKWEHALKDYQDYLKIERGLSKNSIDNYSLDIKKLMNYLETNNLTQSPISITQETIQQFIYDTAKVVNARSQSRIISGLRSFFNYLIFEDYTTTNPLDFIESPKIGRKLPDTLSEEEIDQLIKAIDLSKAEGERNRAMLETLYGCGLRVSELINLKVSDLFFDEGFIKVTGKGDKQRFVPIVNVTQKFINIYKDEVRNHITIQPGFEDTLFLNRRGKQLTRAMVFTIIKQLAVKIGLKKSISPHTFRHSFATHLLQNNADLRSIQLMLGHESITTTEIYVHLDKSHLTKVVEKFHPRK is encoded by the coding sequence ATGAAATGGGAACATGCCTTAAAAGATTATCAAGATTATTTAAAAATTGAACGGGGACTTTCTAAAAATTCTATAGATAATTATTCTTTAGATATTAAGAAGTTAATGAATTATCTCGAGACAAATAACCTGACCCAATCCCCAATTTCTATTACTCAAGAAACCATCCAGCAGTTTATTTACGATACTGCAAAAGTTGTAAATGCACGATCGCAATCTCGCATTATTTCTGGTTTAAGAAGTTTTTTTAATTATTTAATTTTTGAAGATTACACAACAACAAACCCTCTGGATTTTATAGAATCTCCCAAAATTGGACGTAAACTTCCTGATACGCTCTCTGAAGAAGAAATAGACCAGCTAATTAAGGCTATAGATTTAAGTAAAGCCGAAGGCGAACGCAATCGGGCCATGTTAGAAACTTTATATGGTTGCGGTTTGCGGGTTAGTGAGTTAATTAATTTAAAGGTGTCTGATTTATTTTTTGATGAAGGCTTTATAAAAGTAACAGGTAAAGGCGACAAACAACGTTTTGTTCCTATTGTAAATGTTACTCAGAAATTCATCAATATATATAAAGATGAAGTTCGCAACCACATAACTATTCAACCGGGTTTTGAAGATACTTTGTTTTTAAATCGCAGAGGCAAACAATTAACCCGAGCCATGGTTTTTACTATTATTAAACAATTAGCCGTTAAAATAGGATTAAAAAAAAGCATTTCACCACATACTTTCAGACATTCTTTCGCGACCCATTTACTTCAAAACAATGCCGATTTAAGATCGATACAACTTATGTTAGGCCATGAAAGCATAACCACTACCGAAATATACGTGCATTTAGACAAAAGTCATTTAACTAAAGTGGTAGAAAAATTTCACCCTAGAAAATAA
- the rpsA gene encoding 30S ribosomal protein S1, with protein sequence MAENANQAEVEATDAKTVEAPVQSEAKANPEKFLANFNWHNYQEGIDEVDEKQLQEFEKLVAENFVDTLDDEVVEGTVVHISDRDAIIDINAKSEGVISLNEFRYNPNLAVGDKVEVLIDVREDATGQLVLSHRKARVIKAWDRVIKANETGEIVNGFVKCRTKGGMIVDVFGIEAFLPGSQIDVKPIRDYDQYVNKTMEFKVVKINHEFKNVVVSHKALIEADIEVQKKEIIGQLEKGQVLEGVVKNITSYGVFIDLGGVDGLIHITDLSWSRINHPNEIVELDQKLNVVILDFDENKSRIQLGLKQLSKHPWEALADTVAVGDKVKGKVVVIADYGAFIEVADGVEGLIHVSEMSWSTHLRSAQDFVSVGDEVEAVILTLDREERKMSLGIKQLTADPWTDITTKYPLGSKHTGIVRNFTNFGVFVELEEGIDGLIYISDLSWTKKIKHPSEFCSAGDKLEVVVLELDVEGRKLSLGHKQTTTNPWDAYETDFALETVHSGVISEIVDKGATVEFNEDIVAFIPARHLEKEDGSKLKKGDTADFKIIEFNKEFKRVVASHTAIFKAEEIANVKAAAKKVADQAAEAKPTLGDANEALQALKDKMDGKS encoded by the coding sequence ATGGCTGAAAACGCAAATCAAGCAGAAGTTGAAGCAACAGACGCTAAAACAGTAGAGGCTCCAGTACAATCTGAAGCTAAAGCAAACCCTGAAAAATTCTTAGCAAATTTTAACTGGCACAACTACCAAGAAGGTATTGATGAAGTTGATGAAAAGCAATTACAAGAATTTGAAAAATTAGTAGCAGAAAATTTCGTAGACACTTTAGATGATGAAGTTGTAGAAGGAACTGTAGTGCACATTTCAGATAGAGATGCTATTATCGATATCAATGCAAAATCTGAAGGTGTTATTTCTTTAAACGAATTCCGTTACAACCCAAACTTAGCCGTAGGCGATAAAGTAGAAGTATTAATTGATGTTCGTGAAGATGCAACAGGACAATTAGTATTATCTCACAGAAAAGCACGTGTTATTAAAGCATGGGATCGTGTTATTAAAGCAAACGAAACTGGTGAAATCGTTAATGGTTTTGTTAAATGCAGAACTAAAGGTGGTATGATTGTAGATGTATTCGGTATCGAAGCATTCTTACCAGGTTCTCAAATTGATGTGAAGCCAATTAGAGATTACGATCAGTACGTAAATAAAACTATGGAATTCAAAGTTGTTAAAATCAACCACGAATTTAAAAACGTAGTAGTATCTCATAAAGCTTTAATTGAAGCTGATATTGAAGTACAGAAAAAAGAAATTATTGGTCAATTAGAAAAAGGTCAAGTATTAGAAGGTGTTGTTAAAAACATTACTTCTTACGGTGTATTCATCGATCTTGGTGGTGTAGATGGTTTAATCCACATTACAGACCTTTCTTGGTCTCGTATTAATCATCCAAACGAGATTGTTGAGTTAGATCAAAAATTAAACGTTGTAATCCTTGATTTTGATGAAAACAAATCAAGAATCCAATTAGGTCTTAAACAATTAAGCAAACACCCATGGGAAGCATTAGCCGATACTGTTGCTGTAGGTGATAAAGTAAAAGGTAAAGTAGTTGTTATTGCAGATTACGGTGCATTTATTGAAGTTGCTGATGGTGTTGAAGGTTTAATTCACGTTTCTGAAATGTCTTGGTCTACACATTTACGTTCTGCACAAGATTTCGTTTCTGTAGGAGATGAAGTTGAAGCAGTTATCTTAACTCTAGATAGAGAAGAGCGTAAAATGTCTTTAGGTATTAAGCAATTAACTGCCGATCCATGGACAGACATTACTACTAAATATCCATTAGGTTCTAAACACACTGGTATCGTTCGTAACTTTACAAACTTTGGTGTATTTGTTGAATTAGAAGAAGGTATAGACGGATTAATTTACATCTCTGATTTATCTTGGACGAAGAAAATTAAACACCCAAGTGAATTCTGTTCAGCTGGTGATAAATTAGAAGTTGTTGTATTAGAATTAGATGTTGAAGGACGTAAATTAAGTTTAGGTCACAAACAAACTACTACAAATCCTTGGGATGCTTACGAAACAGATTTCGCTTTAGAAACTGTACATTCAGGAGTTATTTCTGAAATTGTAGACAAAGGAGCAACTGTAGAATTTAATGAAGATATCGTAGCATTTATTCCTGCTCGTCACCTTGAAAAAGAAGACGGAAGCAAACTTAAAAAAGGAGATACTGCCGATTTCAAAATTATTGAATTTAACAAAGAGTTTAAACGTGTTGTAGCGTCTCACACTGCTATCTTTAAAGCAGAAGAAATTGCAAACGTAAAAGCAGCAGCTAAAAAAGTTGCAGATCAAGCAGCAGAAGCTAAACCAACTTTAGGTGATGCTAACGAAGCTTTACAAGCTCTTAAAGATAAAATGGACGGTAAATCTTAA
- the pyrR gene encoding bifunctional pyr operon transcriptional regulator/uracil phosphoribosyltransferase PyrR — MSQKVLLNAKEVNIILHRLACQLIEKHNDFSNTVLIGLQPRGVFLADRIAKILREDYKVKNIQLGHLDITFFRDDFRRGEKPLEANTTKINFIVEDKNVVFIDDVLYTGRSIRAALTAIQSFGRPNEIELLTLIDRRFSRHLPIQPNYKGRQVDVINNEKVKVNWKEQDQEDSVYLIEK, encoded by the coding sequence ATGAGTCAAAAAGTTTTACTTAACGCAAAAGAGGTAAACATCATTCTTCATCGATTGGCTTGTCAACTTATTGAAAAACATAACGATTTCTCTAATACCGTATTAATTGGTTTACAGCCACGTGGGGTGTTTTTAGCCGATAGAATTGCAAAAATACTAAGAGAAGATTATAAAGTTAAAAACATTCAATTAGGACATTTAGATATCACTTTTTTTAGAGACGATTTTCGTCGTGGAGAAAAACCATTAGAAGCCAATACAACAAAAATCAATTTTATAGTAGAAGATAAAAATGTTGTTTTTATTGATGATGTTCTTTACACAGGAAGAAGCATAAGAGCTGCATTAACTGCTATACAATCTTTTGGTAGACCCAATGAAATTGAGCTTTTAACACTTATAGACAGACGTTTTAGCAGACATTTACCAATACAACCAAACTACAAGGGGCGTCAGGTAGATGTTATTAATAATGAAAAAGTTAAGGTAAACTGGAAAGAGCAAGATCAAGAAGATTCCGTTTACTTAATAGAAAAATAA
- a CDS encoding aspartate carbamoyltransferase catalytic subunit: MSELSVNHLLGIKYLNKQDIKLIFETADHFKEVINRPIKKVPSLRDITIANLFFENSTRTKLSFELAEKRLSADVLNFSSSQSSVKKGETLIDTVNNILSMKVDMVVMRHPNPGAGLFLSKHVKASIVNAGDGAHEHPTQALLDSYSIREKLGEVKGKKVVIVGDILHSRVALSNIFALQLQGAEVMVCGPKTLLPKYIDKLGVKVETDLRKALNWCDVANMLRVQNERMDISYFPSTREYTQQFGVNKELLESLNKEITIMHPGPINRGVEITSDVADSGQSIILDQVQNGVAIRMAVIYLLASKIKQ; this comes from the coding sequence ATGAGCGAATTAAGTGTCAATCACTTATTAGGAATCAAATATCTTAACAAACAAGATATAAAACTGATTTTTGAAACTGCCGATCATTTTAAGGAAGTGATTAACAGACCCATTAAAAAAGTACCTTCGCTACGAGATATCACCATTGCCAATTTGTTTTTTGAAAACTCAACAAGAACCAAATTGTCTTTTGAACTTGCCGAAAAGCGATTATCTGCCGATGTGCTAAATTTTTCATCTTCTCAATCTTCTGTTAAGAAAGGTGAAACTTTAATAGACACTGTAAACAATATTTTGTCTATGAAAGTCGATATGGTTGTTATGAGGCATCCTAACCCAGGCGCAGGACTCTTTTTATCTAAACACGTTAAAGCGAGTATTGTAAACGCTGGCGATGGCGCTCACGAGCATCCAACACAAGCCTTGTTAGATTCGTATTCTATACGAGAAAAACTAGGAGAGGTAAAGGGTAAAAAAGTAGTAATTGTAGGCGACATTTTACATAGTAGAGTCGCCCTTTCAAATATTTTTGCCTTGCAATTACAAGGTGCAGAAGTTATGGTTTGCGGCCCCAAAACCTTACTACCAAAATACATTGACAAGTTAGGGGTGAAGGTAGAAACCGACTTAAGAAAGGCGCTAAACTGGTGCGATGTTGCTAATATGCTGCGCGTTCAAAACGAACGTATGGATATAAGCTATTTCCCTTCAACCAGAGAATATACTCAGCAATTTGGTGTTAATAAAGAACTATTAGAATCTTTAAATAAAGAAATAACCATCATGCACCCAGGACCTATTAACCGCGGTGTAGAGATTACTAGTGATGTCGCAGATTCTGGACAATCTATTATTTTAGATCAAGTTCAAAATGGTGTAGCCATTAGAATGGCTGTTATTTATTTATTAGCTTCAAAAATAAAACAGTAA
- a CDS encoding DUF3291 domain-containing protein, translated as MNKFHLAQVNIAKMLGSFNDPVMKPFFDNVERMNAIADSSPGFVWRLKDEDKEEATHLFKEDNLIINLSVWESPKDLFNYTYHSGHIEVFKRKKEWFSKLKMLHMAFWYIPEHTKPSIKEAHNRLMYINAYGETPYAFNFKNIFSAEDALDYKPITQ; from the coding sequence ATGAACAAATTTCATCTGGCACAAGTCAATATTGCAAAAATGCTAGGATCATTTAACGATCCAGTAATGAAACCTTTTTTTGATAATGTTGAACGTATGAATGCTATCGCAGATTCAAGTCCGGGTTTTGTTTGGCGACTTAAAGATGAAGATAAAGAAGAAGCCACGCATCTTTTTAAAGAAGATAACTTGATAATTAATTTATCGGTTTGGGAATCACCAAAAGATTTATTTAATTATACCTACCATTCTGGGCATATTGAAGTTTTTAAGCGTAAAAAAGAATGGTTTTCTAAACTAAAAATGTTACATATGGCTTTTTGGTATATTCCAGAACATACCAAGCCCTCTATAAAAGAAGCTCATAACCGATTAATGTATATAAATGCCTATGGTGAAACGCCATATGCCTTTAATTTTAAAAATATATTTAGTGCTGAAGATGCACTAGATTATAAACCAATTACACAATGA